The following proteins come from a genomic window of Corynebacterium sp. P4-C1:
- a CDS encoding polyprenyl synthetase family protein, producing MTNGTPTSPAVDNKLDLGDEDLAQRVTDGLNRVEELMFERLSGGEDFLSEQVTHLAKAGGKRFRPLMAVLASEFGPTPQADNVIRGAAIVELVHLATLYHDDVMDEAAKRRGVESANSRWSNTVAILSGDYLLAEASRLMSEIDTATVRHFAETFSDLVTGQMRETVGARGGDPVEHYLEVIREKTGVLIASAAYLGATHSGADEATVRTIKELGEAIGMVFQIVDDIIDIFSDSDQSGKTPGTDLREGVFTLPVLYALQDEGDAGEELRGLLTGPLTEDADVERALTLIAETDGRARALDDVHRYLSIVDARLDELPDIPANGAMRQIARYTVERVG from the coding sequence ATGACCAACGGCACTCCCACGTCGCCCGCCGTCGACAACAAGCTCGATCTCGGCGACGAGGACTTGGCGCAACGCGTCACGGACGGGTTGAACCGGGTGGAAGAGCTCATGTTCGAGCGGCTTTCCGGCGGCGAGGATTTCCTCAGCGAACAGGTCACCCACCTGGCCAAGGCTGGCGGCAAGCGCTTCCGTCCGTTGATGGCGGTGCTGGCGAGTGAGTTCGGGCCGACCCCGCAGGCGGACAATGTGATCCGCGGCGCGGCGATCGTGGAGCTGGTCCACCTGGCCACGCTGTACCACGACGACGTGATGGACGAGGCCGCGAAGCGCCGCGGTGTGGAGTCCGCGAATTCCCGCTGGTCCAACACGGTCGCGATCCTCTCCGGCGACTACCTGCTGGCGGAGGCCTCGCGGTTGATGAGCGAGATCGACACCGCCACCGTCCGCCACTTCGCGGAGACGTTCAGCGACTTGGTCACCGGCCAGATGCGCGAGACCGTCGGCGCGCGCGGCGGCGACCCCGTCGAGCATTATCTCGAAGTCATCCGGGAAAAGACCGGTGTGCTCATCGCGTCCGCCGCCTACCTGGGTGCCACGCACTCCGGCGCGGACGAGGCCACGGTGCGCACCATCAAGGAGCTCGGCGAGGCGATCGGTATGGTCTTCCAGATCGTCGACGACATCATCGACATTTTCTCCGACTCCGATCAGTCCGGGAAGACCCCGGGCACGGATCTGCGCGAGGGCGTGTTCACCCTCCCGGTCCTCTACGCGCTGCAGGACGAAGGGGACGCGGGCGAGGAGCTCCGCGGCCTTCTCACTGGCCCGCTCACCGAGGACGCCGACGTGGAGCGCGCCCTCACGCTCATCGCCGAGACGGACGGCCGTGCACGCGCGCTTGACGACGTCCACCGCTACCTCTCCATCGTCGACGCTCGCCTGGACGAGCTGCCTGACATCCCGGCGAACGGTGCGATGCGCCAAATCGCGCGCTACACAGTCGAGCGCGTCGGCTGA
- a CDS encoding geranylgeranyl reductase family protein: protein MKSFECVVVGAGPAGSAAAIAARRAGFEVAVVDAAPAGRDKTCGDGLTPRAVHALRELGLSAALPTYRNRGLKLHGYGGSVTAPWPEGHYGTEGSASPRSLFDAALADLASSLGAEMFYSCPAIGAEFDDSGAITGVVTSQGTLRAKWVIVADGVRSPFGKQLGRKWHRGQVYGIAARSYCATPFSGEPWMHSHVELRDGAGAIQPGYGWIFPLGDGTVNLGCGALSTDARPAKVNTKKLLLQYADQVRDEWQLGQPENITSALLPMGGAVSNVAGPNWMLIGDAAACVNPLNGEGIDYGLETAIMAVDLIADAAGTHPDLTLVWPHELRRAYGEAFVLARTLARVLTYPQFLPAAGPLALRGPGGRHLMPAAARLMGNLVTEEDRDLVARVWRLAGSMASRVSRASRTRADSPLWSVD, encoded by the coding sequence GTGAAATCGTTCGAGTGCGTCGTTGTCGGTGCGGGACCCGCAGGTTCTGCCGCCGCCATTGCCGCCCGGCGCGCCGGTTTCGAGGTCGCGGTTGTGGATGCCGCCCCCGCCGGCCGCGACAAGACATGCGGCGACGGGCTGACTCCCCGCGCGGTGCACGCCCTGCGGGAGTTGGGGCTGTCCGCCGCGCTCCCCACCTACCGCAACAGGGGGCTCAAGCTGCATGGTTACGGCGGTTCCGTGACCGCGCCGTGGCCGGAGGGCCACTACGGCACGGAAGGTTCCGCCTCGCCGCGCTCGCTTTTCGACGCCGCCTTGGCCGACCTTGCCTCCTCCCTCGGCGCCGAGATGTTCTACAGCTGCCCCGCCATCGGCGCCGAATTCGATGACAGCGGCGCGATCACCGGCGTGGTCACCTCTCAGGGGACGCTGCGCGCGAAGTGGGTGATCGTGGCCGATGGGGTGCGCTCCCCCTTCGGCAAGCAGCTCGGCCGGAAATGGCACCGCGGTCAGGTCTACGGCATCGCGGCGCGCTCCTACTGCGCCACTCCGTTCAGCGGTGAACCGTGGATGCACTCCCACGTGGAGCTGCGCGACGGGGCGGGTGCGATCCAGCCCGGCTACGGGTGGATCTTCCCGCTCGGCGACGGCACAGTGAACCTGGGCTGCGGTGCCCTGTCCACCGACGCCCGCCCTGCGAAGGTGAACACGAAGAAGCTGCTGCTCCAGTACGCTGACCAGGTCCGAGACGAGTGGCAGCTGGGCCAGCCGGAGAACATCACCTCCGCCCTGTTGCCGATGGGCGGCGCGGTGTCCAACGTCGCCGGGCCGAACTGGATGCTCATCGGCGACGCGGCAGCCTGCGTGAACCCCCTCAACGGCGAGGGCATCGACTACGGGCTGGAGACCGCCATCATGGCGGTGGACCTGATCGCGGATGCCGCCGGAACCCACCCCGATCTGACGTTGGTCTGGCCACATGAACTGCGCCGCGCGTACGGCGAAGCGTTCGTGCTGGCCCGCACACTCGCCCGTGTGCTCACGTACCCGCAGTTCCTGCCCGCAGCGGGCCCGCTGGCCCTGCGCGGCCCCGGCGGACGCCACCTCATGCCCGCGGCGGCACGCCTGATGGGCAACCTCGTCACCGAGGAAGACCGGGACCTCGTCGCACGCGTGTGGCGCCTGGCCGGTTCCATGGCCTCTCGAGTCTCCCGAGCCTCCCGCACGCGCGCGGACAGCCCGCTGTGGTCCGTGGACTAG